One segment of Panicum virgatum strain AP13 chromosome 1K, P.virgatum_v5, whole genome shotgun sequence DNA contains the following:
- the LOC120697015 gene encoding BAG family molecular chaperone regulator 6-like isoform X1, with the protein MYPTNYYMDPYHSHYRNHNPYPYYPPPQWEIPSGHPREMDSSYRPPTYGPWPYNAGIHHPHPSEFHCCCNHMYPPGYYSFRPPLPQELPPPHLYYHGPFPQHSNPCPPYFVPAHPCPADQMPYGYDKLKSHCCGCPNHVCSGVDKSNVKIEEERPDVKLESEHKDADSSSIIRHPNNQYPSIWLPPGNIECQENGKSYELAPQLLNGWAPMNRKMAGDVKKQEQDNQLLNGWAPVSSKRTGNVTHQEQDNQKEKQFHWPIVWVPAGYDEPKQKAKELKMGEAPNNSEEAPQSPKIKFIPLSWFENGRHDQKSSSRDESGDHGDRSAVKNQPAVTEHRDGMTYKTTPVGPKTVNDEKKPLRENYKTIPVVPENEIDEKKATTYRTIPVMRESDEKQTGMSEKKESKKASNADKLEENGKTKHSESSIAKHSKLPPVCLRVDPFPRKKSGNGSSRSPSPPTRKDGDKAKKDLKQAQGQNLESKQSDTRHITVSEVKEKSPNEMKKGMVSNNETVQAPSLEHSREEEVPTSKDDQKVQAGSSTIGTPESAGTKSLRAGDVQENADAESFKGCEKSKNEDETVIESEIAKDDARTWGANLSEPDAAVRIQSAYRGYDVRRWQPLDKLRKIRNVHEQMQGVKKQLQCLEDSCKKPTDKEQVAISENIMNLLLKLDTIQGLHPSVREARKSAARELVCLQEKLDCLCKQPSGELNHTNSDEEKSERAGNIVPTVAPTITTEACDIRSQEEQAVELGKLEEPSSVDSMEPCDEVPSGIPMEVEQDADANEQKNEKEESCSTTMEEANEKVPSSTHMLSDAGLPEHPTDNQEHEVEESNAVSVEQVTEEKPAVEDEGQEAPLLANSTEQLHDAASAEDSSRLKQCTASTEQSLHAESNTGLFSASTEDINATAAVASLESGVATEKDGSVDDQVHGTAAVEIMELKHDASPAEDQKRELSCPIVHLEDSSVSLQDEGQYDPSPADSIMSNTEDQSEEATDISIQEQAVDTMQDLMEEPDGIPEASMNNIECSASADADKPDQPALVEPILKPDSDPEQTVVDESDDPVQCGVSHKDEPPHEDQKTEATVDKLSGGSTNDGDSLLGASRKEPDIQESHPNLAEEADDTGDENEIVFPELGGYELSCAHEGGITGHERSETEVSSESQTDVQKDNADVAVSETDACTETLKEAPVDSSTSSSAEDVGVQVSVTEKCTEMLENSAEDVGVRMSVTEKRTEMPEDAQVGALGANSAEDVGVQVPVTEKCTEDPSVRAAGANAAEEEALKEDIAVQTESKASEEALSASATPDVGPKDSDDKKLAEENKQLKELLQKLLASGNDQMGVITDLSEKVKALERKLARKKRPKVRVHRPSGHAMAKVH; encoded by the exons TCCACAGCATTCAAACCCCTGCCCACCTTACTTTGTCCCAGCACATCCCTGTCCTGCTGATCAAATGCCATATGGTTACGACAAGCTCAAGAGCCATTGCTGTGGATGTCCGAATCATGTGTGCTCTGGGGTAGATAAGAGCAATGTGAAAATCGAGGAAGAAAGGCCTGATGTCAAACTTGAGAGTGAGCACAAAGATGCTGATAGCAGCAGTATAATTCGCCATCCAAACAACCAATATCCATCCATATGGCTACCACCTGGCAACATAGAATGCCAGGAGAATGGAAAGAGTTATGAATTAGCACCTCAGCTCTTGAATGGATGGGCTCCTATGAATAGAAAGATGGCAGGGGATGTGAAGAAACAAGAGCAAGACAATCAACTTTTAAATGGATGGGCTCCTGTGAGTAGCAAGAGGACAGGGAATGTGACACACCAAGAGCAGGACAATCAGAAGGAGAAACAGTTCCATTGGCCAATAGTTTGGGTTCCTGCGGGATATGATGAGCCAAAACAAAAGGCTAAAGAGCTGAAGATGGGAGAGGCCCCAAACAATTCTGAAGAGGCTCCTCAATCACCCAAGATCAAGTTCATTCCCTTGTCATGGTTTGAGAATGGTCGCCATGATCAGAAGTCATCTAGTAGGGATGAATCTGGAGATCATGGTGACAGATCAGCAGTTAAGAACCAACCTGCAGTTACTGAGCATCGAGATGGCATGACATATAAAACCACTCCAGTTGGGCCTAAGACAGTAAACGATGAGAAGAAACCTTTAAGGGAAAACTACAAGACCATTCCGGTGGTGCCTGAAAATGAGATTGATGAAAAGAAAGCCACTACGTACAGAACAATTCCAGTCATGAGAGAAAGCGATGAGAAGCAGACTGGCATGAGTGAAAAGAAAGAGTCGAAGAAGGCCAGCAATGCTGACAAGCtggaagaaaatgggaaaacaaAACATAGTGAATCATCAATAGCTAAGCATTCAAAATTGCCCCCTGTATGCTTACGAGTGGATCCTTTTCCAAGAAAGAAATCTGGAAATGGTTCTTCAAGGTCTCCTAGCCCACCAACCAGGAAGGATGGTGACAAGGCCAAGAAGGACTTGAAGCAGGCCCAAGGCCAGAACCTGGAATCTAAGCAGTCTGATACAAGGCATATTACTGTGTCTGAGGTTAAAGAAAAATCACCTAATGAAATGAAGAAGGGAATGGTCTCTAACAATGAAACAGTGCAAGCTCCTTCTCTGGAACATTCACGGGAGGAAGAAGTTCCCACGAGTAAAGATGACCAGAAGGTCCAAGCTGGTAGCAGTACCATTGGGACTCCAGAAAGTGCAGGTACAAAGAGCCTAAGGGCAGGTGATGTGCAAGAAAATGCTGATGCAGAGAGCTTCAAGGGATGTGAAAAAAGCAAAAATGAGGATGAGACAGTAATTGAAAGTGAAATTGCAAAAGATGATGCCAGAACATGGGGAGCCAATTTATCAGAACCAGATGCTGCAGTGCGTATTCAGTCTGCATACAGAGGGTATGATGTCCGAAGATGGCAACCTTTGGATAAGCTTAGGAAGATTAGGAATGTGCATGAACAGATGCAAGGTGTGAAGAAGCAGCTTCAATGCCTTGAAGATTCTTGCAAGAAGCCTACTGATAAAGAGCAAGTGGCCATCAGTGAAAATATTATGAATTTACTCCTGAAGCTTGACACAATCCAG GGCTTGCATCCAAGTGTAAGGGAGGCCAGGAAGTCTGCTGCTCGAGAACTGGTTTGCTTGCAGGAGAAGCTTGATTGTTTATGCAAGCAACCATCTGGGGAGTTAAATCACACAAACAGTGATGAAGAGAAATCAGAGAGGGCCGGGAACATTGTCCCAACTGTAGCTCCTACCATTACAACTGAAGCATGTGACATA CGATCTCAGGAGGAGCAAGCTGTGGAACTGGGCAAGTTGGAAGAACCATCTTCAGTGGACTCCATGGAGCCATGTGATGAAGTTCCATCTGGAATTCCCATGGAGGTGGAGCAAGATGCAGATGCCAATGAGCAGAAGAATGAAAAAGAGGAGTCATGTAGCACCACAATGGAagaagcaaatgaaaaa GTGCCATCATCGACGCATATGTTAAGTGATGCAGGTTTGCCTGAACATCCTACTGACAACCAGGAACATGAAGTTGAAGAATCAAATGCTGTTTCAGTGGAACAAGTGACTGAA GAGAAACCAGCTGTCGAGGATGAAGGACAAGAGGCGCCATTATTAGCGAACTCCACGGAACAGTTGCATGATGCAGCTTCAGCAGAGGACTCCAGTAGGCTGAAACAATGCACAGCTTCTACAGAGCAGAGTTTACATGCTGAATCAAATACAGGGTTGTTTTCTGCTTCTACTGAGGACATTAATGCCACTGCTGCGGTGGCATCTCTAGAAAGTGGAGTGGCAACTGAGAAA GATGGCTCAGTTGACGATCAGGTGCATGGAACTGCAGCTGTAGAAATCATGGAGCTGAAACATGATGCTTCACCTGCTGAAGATCAGAAGAGAGAATTGAGCTGCCCAATTGTTCATTTGGAGGATTCATCAGTGTCTTTACAGGATGAAGGACAATATGATCCAAGTCCTGCAGACTCCATTATGTCTAACACAGAAGATCAATCAGAGGAAGCCACGGATATCAGCATACAGGAACAAGCTGTGGATACCATGCAAGATTTAATGGAAGAACCAGATGGAATACCAGAAGCTTCAATGAATAATATTGAATGTTCTGCTTCTGCAGATGCAGACAAGCCTGATCAGCCTGCCTTAGTGGAACCAATTTTGAAGCCTGACTCAGACCCGGAACAAACTGTGGTGGACGAGTCTGATGACCCAGTGCAATGTGGGGTTTCTCACAAGGATGAGCCTCCACATGAGGATCAGAAAACTGAAGCTACTGTTGACAAGCTATCAGGAGGTTCCACAAACGATGGGGATTCTCTTCTCGGGGCATCAAGGAAGGAGCCTGACATTCAGGAGAGTCATCCTAACCTTGCAGAAGAGGCAGATGATACAGGGGATGAAAATGAAATAGTCTTCCCTGAACTCGGCGGCTATGAATTATCATGTGCACACGAAGGTGGCATCACAGGTCACGAGAGATCTGAGACTGAGGTATCATCGGAGAGCCAAACTGATGTGCAGAAGGATAATGCAGATGTGGCTGTATCTGAGACAGATGCATGCACTGAGACGCTGAAAGAAGCTCCAGTGGACTCGTCGACGTCAAGTTCTGCTGAGGATGTTGGTGTGCAGGTGTCTGTGACTGAAAAATGCACTGAGATGCTGGAAAATTCTGCTGAAGATGTTGGTGTTCGGATGTCTGTGACTGAAAAACGCACTGAGATGCCGGAAGATGCTCAAGTTGGTGCATTGGGAGCAAATTCTGCTGAGGATGTTGGAGTGCAGGTGCCTGTGACGGAAAAATGCACTGAAGATCCTTCTGTACGTGCAGCTGGTGCAAACGCTGCTGAAGAGGAAGCTCTGAAAGAAGACATCGCTGTGCAGACGGAGAGCAAGGCTTCTGAAGAAGCTTTATCAGCTTCTGCAACTCCTGACGTTGGTCCGAAGGACAGTGACGACAAGAAGCTGGCGGAAGAAAACAAGCAGCTGAAAGAACTTCTGCAGAAGCTACTTGCATCGGGCAACGATCAAATGGGAGTAATCACAGACCTAAGCGAGAAGGTCAAGGCGCTTGAGCGCAAGTTGGCACGCAAGAAGAGACCAAAGGTGAGGGTGCACAGGCCGTCCGGCCATGCGATGGCCAAAGTCCACTGA
- the LOC120697015 gene encoding BAG family molecular chaperone regulator 6-like isoform X2 produces the protein MYPTNYYMDPYHSHYRNHNPYPYYPPPQWEIPSGHPREMDSSYRPPTYGPWPYNAGIHHPHPSEFHCCCNHMYPPGYYSFRPPLPQELPPPHLYYHGPFPQHSNPCPPYFVPAHPCPADQMPYGYDKLKSHCCGCPNHVCSGVDKSNVKIEEERPDVKLESEHKDADSSSIIRHPNNQYPSIWLPPGNIECQENGKSYELAPQLLNGWAPMNRKMAGDVKKQEQDNQLLNGWAPVSSKRTGNVTHQEQDNQKEKQFHWPIVWVPAGYDEPKQKAKELKMGEAPNNSEEAPQSPKIKFIPLSWFENGRHDQKSSSRDESGDHGDRSAVKNQPAVTEHRDGMTYKTTPVGPKTVNDEKKPLRENYKTIPVVPENEIDEKKATTYRTIPVMRESDEKQTGMSEKKESKKASNADKLEENGKTKHSESSIAKHSKLPPVCLRVDPFPRKKSGNGSSRSPSPPTRKDGDKAKKDLKQAQGQNLESKQSDTRHITVSEVKEKSPNEMKKGMVSNNETVQAPSLEHSREEEVPTSKDDQKVQAGSSTIGTPESAGTKSLRAGDVQENADAESFKGCEKSKNEDETVIESEIAKDDARTWGANLSEPDAAVRIQSAYRGYDVRRWQPLDKLRKIRNVHEQMQGVKKQLQCLEDSCKKPTDKEQVAISENIMNLLLKLDTIQGLHPSVREARKSAARELVCLQEKLDCLCKQPSGELNHTNSDEEKSERAGNIVPTVAPTITTEACDIEEQAVELGKLEEPSSVDSMEPCDEVPSGIPMEVEQDADANEQKNEKEESCSTTMEEANEKVPSSTHMLSDAGLPEHPTDNQEHEVEESNAVSVEQVTEEKPAVEDEGQEAPLLANSTEQLHDAASAEDSSRLKQCTASTEQSLHAESNTGLFSASTEDINATAAVASLESGVATEKDGSVDDQVHGTAAVEIMELKHDASPAEDQKRELSCPIVHLEDSSVSLQDEGQYDPSPADSIMSNTEDQSEEATDISIQEQAVDTMQDLMEEPDGIPEASMNNIECSASADADKPDQPALVEPILKPDSDPEQTVVDESDDPVQCGVSHKDEPPHEDQKTEATVDKLSGGSTNDGDSLLGASRKEPDIQESHPNLAEEADDTGDENEIVFPELGGYELSCAHEGGITGHERSETEVSSESQTDVQKDNADVAVSETDACTETLKEAPVDSSTSSSAEDVGVQVSVTEKCTEMLENSAEDVGVRMSVTEKRTEMPEDAQVGALGANSAEDVGVQVPVTEKCTEDPSVRAAGANAAEEEALKEDIAVQTESKASEEALSASATPDVGPKDSDDKKLAEENKQLKELLQKLLASGNDQMGVITDLSEKVKALERKLARKKRPKVRVHRPSGHAMAKVH, from the exons TCCACAGCATTCAAACCCCTGCCCACCTTACTTTGTCCCAGCACATCCCTGTCCTGCTGATCAAATGCCATATGGTTACGACAAGCTCAAGAGCCATTGCTGTGGATGTCCGAATCATGTGTGCTCTGGGGTAGATAAGAGCAATGTGAAAATCGAGGAAGAAAGGCCTGATGTCAAACTTGAGAGTGAGCACAAAGATGCTGATAGCAGCAGTATAATTCGCCATCCAAACAACCAATATCCATCCATATGGCTACCACCTGGCAACATAGAATGCCAGGAGAATGGAAAGAGTTATGAATTAGCACCTCAGCTCTTGAATGGATGGGCTCCTATGAATAGAAAGATGGCAGGGGATGTGAAGAAACAAGAGCAAGACAATCAACTTTTAAATGGATGGGCTCCTGTGAGTAGCAAGAGGACAGGGAATGTGACACACCAAGAGCAGGACAATCAGAAGGAGAAACAGTTCCATTGGCCAATAGTTTGGGTTCCTGCGGGATATGATGAGCCAAAACAAAAGGCTAAAGAGCTGAAGATGGGAGAGGCCCCAAACAATTCTGAAGAGGCTCCTCAATCACCCAAGATCAAGTTCATTCCCTTGTCATGGTTTGAGAATGGTCGCCATGATCAGAAGTCATCTAGTAGGGATGAATCTGGAGATCATGGTGACAGATCAGCAGTTAAGAACCAACCTGCAGTTACTGAGCATCGAGATGGCATGACATATAAAACCACTCCAGTTGGGCCTAAGACAGTAAACGATGAGAAGAAACCTTTAAGGGAAAACTACAAGACCATTCCGGTGGTGCCTGAAAATGAGATTGATGAAAAGAAAGCCACTACGTACAGAACAATTCCAGTCATGAGAGAAAGCGATGAGAAGCAGACTGGCATGAGTGAAAAGAAAGAGTCGAAGAAGGCCAGCAATGCTGACAAGCtggaagaaaatgggaaaacaaAACATAGTGAATCATCAATAGCTAAGCATTCAAAATTGCCCCCTGTATGCTTACGAGTGGATCCTTTTCCAAGAAAGAAATCTGGAAATGGTTCTTCAAGGTCTCCTAGCCCACCAACCAGGAAGGATGGTGACAAGGCCAAGAAGGACTTGAAGCAGGCCCAAGGCCAGAACCTGGAATCTAAGCAGTCTGATACAAGGCATATTACTGTGTCTGAGGTTAAAGAAAAATCACCTAATGAAATGAAGAAGGGAATGGTCTCTAACAATGAAACAGTGCAAGCTCCTTCTCTGGAACATTCACGGGAGGAAGAAGTTCCCACGAGTAAAGATGACCAGAAGGTCCAAGCTGGTAGCAGTACCATTGGGACTCCAGAAAGTGCAGGTACAAAGAGCCTAAGGGCAGGTGATGTGCAAGAAAATGCTGATGCAGAGAGCTTCAAGGGATGTGAAAAAAGCAAAAATGAGGATGAGACAGTAATTGAAAGTGAAATTGCAAAAGATGATGCCAGAACATGGGGAGCCAATTTATCAGAACCAGATGCTGCAGTGCGTATTCAGTCTGCATACAGAGGGTATGATGTCCGAAGATGGCAACCTTTGGATAAGCTTAGGAAGATTAGGAATGTGCATGAACAGATGCAAGGTGTGAAGAAGCAGCTTCAATGCCTTGAAGATTCTTGCAAGAAGCCTACTGATAAAGAGCAAGTGGCCATCAGTGAAAATATTATGAATTTACTCCTGAAGCTTGACACAATCCAG GGCTTGCATCCAAGTGTAAGGGAGGCCAGGAAGTCTGCTGCTCGAGAACTGGTTTGCTTGCAGGAGAAGCTTGATTGTTTATGCAAGCAACCATCTGGGGAGTTAAATCACACAAACAGTGATGAAGAGAAATCAGAGAGGGCCGGGAACATTGTCCCAACTGTAGCTCCTACCATTACAACTGAAGCATGTGACATA GAGGAGCAAGCTGTGGAACTGGGCAAGTTGGAAGAACCATCTTCAGTGGACTCCATGGAGCCATGTGATGAAGTTCCATCTGGAATTCCCATGGAGGTGGAGCAAGATGCAGATGCCAATGAGCAGAAGAATGAAAAAGAGGAGTCATGTAGCACCACAATGGAagaagcaaatgaaaaa GTGCCATCATCGACGCATATGTTAAGTGATGCAGGTTTGCCTGAACATCCTACTGACAACCAGGAACATGAAGTTGAAGAATCAAATGCTGTTTCAGTGGAACAAGTGACTGAA GAGAAACCAGCTGTCGAGGATGAAGGACAAGAGGCGCCATTATTAGCGAACTCCACGGAACAGTTGCATGATGCAGCTTCAGCAGAGGACTCCAGTAGGCTGAAACAATGCACAGCTTCTACAGAGCAGAGTTTACATGCTGAATCAAATACAGGGTTGTTTTCTGCTTCTACTGAGGACATTAATGCCACTGCTGCGGTGGCATCTCTAGAAAGTGGAGTGGCAACTGAGAAA GATGGCTCAGTTGACGATCAGGTGCATGGAACTGCAGCTGTAGAAATCATGGAGCTGAAACATGATGCTTCACCTGCTGAAGATCAGAAGAGAGAATTGAGCTGCCCAATTGTTCATTTGGAGGATTCATCAGTGTCTTTACAGGATGAAGGACAATATGATCCAAGTCCTGCAGACTCCATTATGTCTAACACAGAAGATCAATCAGAGGAAGCCACGGATATCAGCATACAGGAACAAGCTGTGGATACCATGCAAGATTTAATGGAAGAACCAGATGGAATACCAGAAGCTTCAATGAATAATATTGAATGTTCTGCTTCTGCAGATGCAGACAAGCCTGATCAGCCTGCCTTAGTGGAACCAATTTTGAAGCCTGACTCAGACCCGGAACAAACTGTGGTGGACGAGTCTGATGACCCAGTGCAATGTGGGGTTTCTCACAAGGATGAGCCTCCACATGAGGATCAGAAAACTGAAGCTACTGTTGACAAGCTATCAGGAGGTTCCACAAACGATGGGGATTCTCTTCTCGGGGCATCAAGGAAGGAGCCTGACATTCAGGAGAGTCATCCTAACCTTGCAGAAGAGGCAGATGATACAGGGGATGAAAATGAAATAGTCTTCCCTGAACTCGGCGGCTATGAATTATCATGTGCACACGAAGGTGGCATCACAGGTCACGAGAGATCTGAGACTGAGGTATCATCGGAGAGCCAAACTGATGTGCAGAAGGATAATGCAGATGTGGCTGTATCTGAGACAGATGCATGCACTGAGACGCTGAAAGAAGCTCCAGTGGACTCGTCGACGTCAAGTTCTGCTGAGGATGTTGGTGTGCAGGTGTCTGTGACTGAAAAATGCACTGAGATGCTGGAAAATTCTGCTGAAGATGTTGGTGTTCGGATGTCTGTGACTGAAAAACGCACTGAGATGCCGGAAGATGCTCAAGTTGGTGCATTGGGAGCAAATTCTGCTGAGGATGTTGGAGTGCAGGTGCCTGTGACGGAAAAATGCACTGAAGATCCTTCTGTACGTGCAGCTGGTGCAAACGCTGCTGAAGAGGAAGCTCTGAAAGAAGACATCGCTGTGCAGACGGAGAGCAAGGCTTCTGAAGAAGCTTTATCAGCTTCTGCAACTCCTGACGTTGGTCCGAAGGACAGTGACGACAAGAAGCTGGCGGAAGAAAACAAGCAGCTGAAAGAACTTCTGCAGAAGCTACTTGCATCGGGCAACGATCAAATGGGAGTAATCACAGACCTAAGCGAGAAGGTCAAGGCGCTTGAGCGCAAGTTGGCACGCAAGAAGAGACCAAAGGTGAGGGTGCACAGGCCGTCCGGCCATGCGATGGCCAAAGTCCACTGA